GCTCCGACACCGAATACGATACCCAGCATGGTCAGACCGGAACGCAGTTTGTGCCCGGCCAGACTGTCGAGGGCCAGCCGCAAGGCCTCCAGAAAGCTCATCCGCCGGCCACCTCCGAAGACGCTGTTTCCGGCGGCTCCAGGCTCTCTCCGTCTGAGCCCTCTGCCCCCTGATGCTCGTTCTGCAGGTCTTGATTCTGCAGGTCCCGATTCTGCAGGTTGGGGGGCTTCTCCAGGGCCACTCGCTGGCCCTCCTCCAGCCCCTCGGCGATCACCCGCAGGCCCAGTGACGCCGGCCCCGCATCGACCCGCTGTACCTCGACCCGAGAGCCCTCCACGCGGTAGACGAAGGCGCCGTCCTCGTCTTCATAGACCGCCTGCCGAGGGATCACCAAAGCATCGTCGGCCCGTTCCAGCTCGAGGGTGGCACGGACCCGCTGGCCAGGCTTCATGATCTCCAAGTCCGCCTCTTCCAGCTGCAGCGTGACGGCGAAGTACTGCACCGGCGAGCCGGTGGACCGGGGGCGGGCGATGCTGTCCACCCGCTGGATGGTGGCGGCATAGGAGCGCTCCGGATGAGCCTCCACCAAGACTTGAGCGGGCTTGCCCGGGGTCAAACCGGCGGCGTCCGCCTCCAGAACGTGAACCTCCACCTCGAGCTCGGTGAGGTCGGGGATCTCCGCCAGCGGCTGACCCCGCCAGATGGAGGCCCCTACCTGCAGGCGCTCACCGCTGAAATCTCGCACCCAGGTGAGCAGACCGGCGTGGGGCGCCCGAACCTCCAGCGCCGCCAGGCCCTTCTCCGCCTGCTCCAGCTCCAGCTGTGCCTTGCGGCCCTCGATGGACAAGAGATCGAGCTCGGTTTGGGACAGGGTGCCGCGGATTTGGCTCATCTCCTCGGCGTGCTTCCGCCGCTCCTCCGCCAGCTCCTCGTCCACCGCGTCCTCCACGATCTCCAGCCGCGAGTAGAGCTCGGTGTCGGTGCGGCGAAAACGGCGGGCGGTTTCCAACTCCATCTTCGCCACTTCCAGGCGGGTCTTCAGCTCCGCGAGCTTGCCGAGGCTCTCGTTGCGCGATTTGTCATGCTCCAGACGGTTGCGCTGAAGCCCCTCTTCCGCTTCTTGGAGCTGCTGCTCCATCTCCTCGGGATCGAAGCGCGCCACCACCTCACCGGCCTCCACCTGCACCCCCTCGGGGGCCATCCAGGCGAGGCGCGCCCGGCGCTGCACCTGCGGCGGCACGGTGATGATGGTCACCCGCGAGGCCTGGAGCACGCCCTCGGCGGTGACCCGGTGAACGAAGTCGACCCGCTCCACCGGCGCCGTGGGCACCGAGGCGGTCTCGCCACAGCCCGCCAGGGTCAACAGGACCGTGGCGAGCACGAGCATCAGTGGTGCGAGCGGTGACCCTCTCATCGCAGCAACACTTCCTGGCCTCGGGACACGCCGCCCAACACCTCCACGTGGGTGGCGTTGCGACGGCCCAGCTCGACTCGTCGGGATTCGGTGCCGAACCAGCCGGCGACCTGCACCACCGGCCCCTCGGGGCGGGGGAAGATCGCCTCCAGCGGCACCACCAGAGCGTCTTCGATGCGATCCACCTCGACGGTGCCGGTGAAGCGCATCCCCGGCAGCATGCGCTCCCCGGCGGTCTGCTCCAGCACGATGTCGAGGCGGGTGACCTTGCGGGGATCGTTGACGGAGCGTGGCTTGACCACCCGGTGGATGCGCTCGACCCTCCCGGGGAGGGGACGATCCGGATAGGCGTCGAGGCGTAGAGTCACGGGCTGTCCCGGCTCCAAACGCCCGGATTCCGCCTCGCGCACCGCTCCGGCGCCCGAGAGCTCGTCGAGCTCGGGAATGGCCACCACTTTTTGCATGCGCCAGGCGGTGTCGCCGATCTGCTTCTTGTCGCCGTTGAAGTCGCTGACGTAGACCACCGAGCCCGCCCGCGGAGCCCGCACGGTCATGGAAGCGATTTCCTGCTCCCGCCGGCGCACTTCTTCCGCCGCCTGACGGGTACGCTCCTGAAGTCCCTGAAGCTCCGCCTCGCCCCCGGTCTCCAGCAGCTCTACCAGCCGCCGCCGGGCCTCGATCTCGTCCTGCACCAGCTGGTAGTCGATTCGCGCTTTCTGTAGCTCGTGGGCCGCCTGGATCTCCGGCGGTACGTCCACTTCCAGGTCCAAGCGGCGCAGCCGCGCCTGGGCTTCCGCCAGCGCCAACCGTTCTTCCTCGAGCTGTAGAGCGACCTCGTTGCGCCGCTGTTGAAGACGCTTTTGCTCCGCCTCCAGGTCCGCCCGCACCTTGGGCAGATCCCGCACCAGCTCGCTGGTGTCGAAGCGCAGCACCGGCTCGCCGACCTCCACCGTGCTGCCCTCCGGCGCCATGAAGGAAATCTTGTAGCTCCAGATGCGGGAAATCTGCGGCGGCCCCAATTCGATGGAATTCACCGCCTCCAGCTCACCGGTGACCTCGACCCCCAGGACCAGATCGCGCTGCTCCACCGTCGCCTGCCGCGGATCGCTGTCGGCCCCGACGCCCCACCACAGACCCAGTACCAAGATGCCGAGCAGCACTCCCCAGACGATGCAGCCAGTCGTGCGCCCAGTCATGAGTCCAGTCATGAGCCCGCCCCCGCCAATCGCTCTTCATCTTCCGCTGCCGGCTGGTCCGCCTCGGCACCGGAGAGCTCCTGAGCGAGCACGACGCAGCGGTGGGCATCGCAGGCGCCCAATCGCACCGGCCGCTCCTCCCCCCCCGCCAGCAACAGCCGGGGCCCCTCGTCTCCCCACACCAGCGCCGACCGGGGAACCACCGGCATCCCGCCCTCGCCCTGCTGGGGCACCAGCACCCGCACCGACATCCCCGGCCGCAGGGCCGACGGCAACGGTCCTGCCAGGGCCAGGCGGACGCCGAAGGCGCGATTGGCGGAATCCGGCCCTTGGATGTCCGCCAGCCCGTCGACGCTGCGCACGCGGGCGTCGAGCTCCAGCTCCGGGAAGGCGTCCGGGGTCACGATGGCCTTCATACCCGGCGCCAACCGACCGTCGTCGACGTCGGAGAGGCTGGCCTCGACCTCGAGACTCCCGAGGTCGGGAATACGGGCCAGCCGTTCCGCCGGCCAGACCTGATCGCCCACCTGCCACGGACGCCGCTCGCGCATATTTTCCGAGAACAGAACCAGTCCATCGTCCGGAGCGCGCATGGCCAAGAGATCTAGATCCTTGCGCGCCCGACGCAGCTCCTCCGACGCCTGATCCCGCTTCAGCCGATCCAGCGCGACGGTGGCCTGACCGCCAGCCTTCGCCGCCACCAGCTCCTGCTGCGCCTGGTCGAACTCCAATCGTGCTTTCTCCAGCTCCAGCTGTCGGTCCTCGTACTCCGCTCGCGGCTGCAGCTCCGCGGGTACCTCGGCGTCGAGGCGAGCGCGGTCCAGGGCCGCCTGCTTCTGGCGCAGCTTGAGCTCTGCCCGGGCGATCTCCGCCGCCACCCGGGCTCGGGTCACCTTCAGGGTCTGCTGAGCTTGTTCGAGATCCCGTTCGAGATCCTCCAGCCGGGAGGCGATGGCCTCGTTGTCGAATTCCACCACCGGATCTCCCGACGCCACGGAGGCTCCATCCTCGGCGATCCAGCGAATCTCCATCGGCCGGATGGCGGCGTCGGGAGCGTAGAGCTCGATGGCCCGCTCCACCACCAGCTCACCGGTGAGCAGCAGGCGCGGCTCCACCGGGGTGCCCTCGACCCGTAGCTCTCTCGGAGGCGGCGGCCCGCCGTCCCCGTCCGCAGCCACCGGCGAAGCACCACAGCCGATCATCGACCCGGCCACCGACACTGCCAGCAGAACCGCCCCAAGAACCCTCCACGGGCACTCCCGGCGAGGCCTTCGGCGGTCTGGTCGTATTCGTTGCATCTTGAGGATTGTACGAAACTCTGGGTCTTGCCGTTGCATCGCGTCATTGCTGCGGTGAACCTCGACGGCCGGCCGGCGCGACGGTGGAGATCGCTCAACGCTTGTTCGGCCCCTTCACCAGGGATACCATCGCAGAGTTCCCCAAACCATTGAATCATGGCCGAAACACCTCCTTTCTCGTTCCTGCACTGCGCAGACCTCCACCTCGACAGCCCATTCCGAGGCCTCGAGGAGGTTGCTCCGGCGGTGGCGCAGGTGTTGCGCCGAGCCTCCTTCCAGGCTCTGGACCAGCTGGTGCAGCGAGCCCTCGACACCGGCGTCGATTTCGTGATCTTCGCCGGCGACGTCTACGACGGTGCCGACCGCAGCCTGCGAGCTCAACTGCGCCTGCGGGAAGCCCTGGAACGGCTCGCCCGGAGAGGGGTGGAATGCTTCCTGGCCCACGGCAACCACGATCCTCTACCCAGCTGGCAGCGGGGGCTGGAGCTCCCCGAGGGCGTGCACCGCTTCCCCAGCGAGGTGAGCTCCTTCGAGATTCAGCGGCGAGGCCGGACGGTCGCCCAAGTCCACGGCATCAGCTATCGCCGGCGGGACGAGACGGAGAGCCTCCTGCCCCTCTTCCCCCGCCGCCCCGGGCCCCCCTTCGCCATCGGCGTGCTGCACGCCAATGTCGGCGGCCTCAAGGG
The genomic region above belongs to Acidobacteriota bacterium and contains:
- a CDS encoding efflux RND transporter periplasmic adaptor subunit; its protein translation is MRGSPLAPLMLVLATVLLTLAGCGETASVPTAPVERVDFVHRVTAEGVLQASRVTIITVPPQVQRRARLAWMAPEGVQVEAGEVVARFDPEEMEQQLQEAEEGLQRNRLEHDKSRNESLGKLAELKTRLEVAKMELETARRFRRTDTELYSRLEIVEDAVDEELAEERRKHAEEMSQIRGTLSQTELDLLSIEGRKAQLELEQAEKGLAALEVRAPHAGLLTWVRDFSGERLQVGASIWRGQPLAEIPDLTELEVEVHVLEADAAGLTPGKPAQVLVEAHPERSYAATIQRVDSIARPRSTGSPVQYFAVTLQLEEADLEIMKPGQRVRATLELERADDALVIPRQAVYEDEDGAFVYRVEGSRVEVQRVDAGPASLGLRVIAEGLEEGQRVALEKPPNLQNRDLQNQDLQNEHQGAEGSDGESLEPPETASSEVAGG
- a CDS encoding efflux RND transporter periplasmic adaptor subunit; translated protein: MTGRTTGCIVWGVLLGILVLGLWWGVGADSDPRQATVEQRDLVLGVEVTGELEAVNSIELGPPQISRIWSYKISFMAPEGSTVEVGEPVLRFDTSELVRDLPKVRADLEAEQKRLQQRRNEVALQLEEERLALAEAQARLRRLDLEVDVPPEIQAAHELQKARIDYQLVQDEIEARRRLVELLETGGEAELQGLQERTRQAAEEVRRREQEIASMTVRAPRAGSVVYVSDFNGDKKQIGDTAWRMQKVVAIPELDELSGAGAVREAESGRLEPGQPVTLRLDAYPDRPLPGRVERIHRVVKPRSVNDPRKVTRLDIVLEQTAGERMLPGMRFTGTVEVDRIEDALVVPLEAIFPRPEGPVVQVAGWFGTESRRVELGRRNATHVEVLGGVSRGQEVLLR
- a CDS encoding HlyD family efflux transporter periplasmic adaptor subunit — translated: MIGCGASPVAADGDGGPPPPRELRVEGTPVEPRLLLTGELVVERAIELYAPDAAIRPMEIRWIAEDGASVASGDPVVEFDNEAIASRLEDLERDLEQAQQTLKVTRARVAAEIARAELKLRQKQAALDRARLDAEVPAELQPRAEYEDRQLELEKARLEFDQAQQELVAAKAGGQATVALDRLKRDQASEELRRARKDLDLLAMRAPDDGLVLFSENMRERRPWQVGDQVWPAERLARIPDLGSLEVEASLSDVDDGRLAPGMKAIVTPDAFPELELDARVRSVDGLADIQGPDSANRAFGVRLALAGPLPSALRPGMSVRVLVPQQGEGGMPVVPRSALVWGDEGPRLLLAGGEERPVRLGACDAHRCVVLAQELSGAEADQPAAEDEERLAGAGS